GTTGCGTGAGTTCCCGCTGGAAGGGGTCATCGGGTTGGCAGCATACGGCCGTCGAGGAGAGTTCCTAATGGCAGACATGTTTGGCTGTGGAATCGGCGGCGAATACATGCCTCCCACTTCTGGCATTGCCTGCCTGGCAGGTTCATAGGTCGCGGTTCCAGGTGAACCGCCAGATGGTCTAGCCATGGGCTGCGCATGCGAAGTGAAGCTAGTAGGTGGCATTCCACTTGCATTGTTAAACGCCTGATACATGAGCGTAAGGCTTGAATTCGGCGAATTGGCCGTTCCTGAAAGACTCCACGCAATTGGCGAGCCAGCAATCTTTGGTGACGACTGCTTCTCGAAGCGAGAGAGTTGCTCACCAATggaaggccgaggaggaggtaGTTTGGTGCTCTCGTATTCCTCCACCGTATACGTCTCGCAGTCCCATGTGCCTTTCGACTTTTGATCCAGGACGGTAAGAATGTATGTTACGCCACCCCAGTAAGCTTGGATCTGTTGTATAGAATTGTAGCATCGTTGATAGTTTTGGTTCGCGGCCGACGCGAGAAGCGAATGCCGAGACTGCTTGCTGTTTGGTtttggctgccgctgggAGCGGCTCGTCTGATTGGGGGGCGTGCCCTCCCTAGATGAACCCTCAGATCCATTGGACGAGGCACTGGATTCCATCAAAAAGGCACATGCGGCGATGTAAATGGGTTGGTTTGTGAATGGATTGCCAATGAAGCTCTTTGGATCAATCAAATCAGCAAAGGACAAGATGTCGCAGATCGTTTTGGCGCTGCTCATGCTCAGCTCGCGGCTGTCAgaaagaagctggagctcgCTCCGAAGTTCGCAAAACGGGGTAAGCAAGGTCGGCTgatgcaagatgatgaagagtgCGTGAAACCAAAaatgaaggaggatgaaatTGGTGCCCTGCCCCATGCCGAGATATGTCTTGAAGTTGCTGACATTGAACTGGAGACGCGGATCCCAGTGCTTGTACATTCTCGTGAGCCTATGTTCCATCTCAGAGAGCTGATCCCACTTGTCCTGCGTGAGGTCTTGGGCGTCATGAAGATTGTTCAGCACATCACACACTTGACCGTAGAGGTTGATGATTTTGAGAAAGACGGGAAATGGGTTAGGCCAGCCGGTAGCTAGGTCTTTGTTGGATTCGGGAAAGGCGAGCTCGTAGTCGCCGTCTCGGATGGTTACGGGCCTTCCAGTGCCAGAGGAGATGACTCGATCCAGGATGAAGACGGACCAAAAGGTGTCAATGCGCTCCTGTTCCACCTCTTTCTGCTCTTCCAGGCTAAGGGCGCCGATGCCCTCAACGTTGTGTGTTTCCGGGCTCTCGTGGTCATCGTCATTGACGCGGCTTCGGTGTCGGGTGTAAAAGGGATCTTTTTCGCCTTGATATTGGATCCCGACACACTTTTGAAGGCCGAGGTCGATTGCCATGCGTATGGCCAAGCCCAAATACATCCACAGAGCGCTATCCTGGTTTGCACCAAAGCTCTCGTACGCCATGAGCAGACATGCCTGAACCGCACCAACGGAAGGGCATGGAAAGGTATCAACAGTGGCCTGTCTGGCTCTCTGCGCAAACACTTGGCCCCTCTCCGTCCGGGGCATTTTGTCATTGCCACCCGTTAGGATAGGGTGATCTGAGAATCGCGCGGCGATGGCGCAGACGGCGTCAACCAGCATTGACTCGACCCGTTTCTCCTTGACATGGCGCAGGAACTTTTCTTTGCTGATAAAGGGGTAATTGCATCCCACGTGGATGAAGAATGTTGTGACCAGCTGAATAATGAGGGGAGGGACGGGAGCAGAACTGTTGGGGTCGTATGATGGGATGTCTTCGCGAACAATGTCACTGTCAATGGCCGAACCGCTGGCTATCACACCGCTGGGAGTAGACTGAAGAGAGGCTCCGGAATGTGAACCTCCAGTGGAACGACGCCTGTCGCGGACAGAGACGACCATTTGTTTGAACCCTGGGACAATAGCTGTGGAACCGAAATAGCGGAAATAAGGAATACGACGGCTGGGAGCTGATCGGCGCAGGGTGGGGGAGCTAGGCAGGTCATCAGACGTGACTGAGAGATGAGCCTGATGGTGCGGGTgaggctggtgctggtgatgatgcaatACGGGGGACTGTTGCGCCTCGGCGTCACTGGGGTTGGTATCGGTGCCGAGTTCAATGCTTGGCTCGATATTGCGCCGCAGTGGCCGTGAAGCAGCGGATGTAGAGGCAGCTTGCACGTTGCTTCTCCCAGACGACGTCGGACGATTCTCGGAAGCGGGAGCGGGATGTTTCCTGGTCACGGCGACGTCGTCTTCTTGGTTGAAATCCTCGATTGGCGCTCCATCTTCGTCACCTGGCCTCAAGCCCGAggcctcgaggccatctctcctctcctctggATAGCCCAGGCACTGGTGGCCATTCTTAGTGCAAGTCGAGCATAGTGGTCGTTCGCCGGCGCATCTCGTCTTTCGCCTTCGACAAGTCAAGCATCTGTGTCGCAAGAAGAGACGGGCGGTTAGCTTGGATGTCTATTGGTAGTGTGGTCTCGTGCCTGGGCCGGTGTCGGTAGACATATGTCTATGCCATTCGCCACCAACAATGACGCAACGAATCGGGAAAAAACAGAAGCAGAACCACAAGACTCTGGAGGAACGAAACGTACGCTGCATTGATCCTGCGTCGCTTGGACGGCGGCTGGCCCTGGTTGTGCACAAATCGAATCTGCCGCGGCGGGGGACCCGAATCTGGCCTGTTGTTGAGCAGCGTTGTCATGGCTAGACCACGACCATGACGGAGGGCGATGCGGAGCAGCAACACACAGTCGCATGCGTGGGCTCTGCAATCAAGCGGAGTCGGATAACGGAAGACGGAGACCGGCAGCGGGCGGGAAGTCGGCACGATCTGCTCGGCAGTCGAAGGAGTCGAGTTCTATGCCATCAAGCAACGGGATCCCGAATTTGGTGATGCTTCCGTCTGGGTCTGGAGGATGTGTAGTCGAAGGATGGACACTCGTTTTGGTCGCAGAGGGCTCGGGAGATCGAATTCAGACAGCCGTGGATCGGTTAGTCAGCCGTCTCGAGGAGTTTCCGAGTCAGTGATGGGATGGTAGTATTAGGGAGTCAGCAGCTAGCGAGTGGTGGCAGTAGGGCATTAATCGTGGAACACAAAAATACGGTAGGGCTATGCAGAGGCACCGTTCGGCTGGGCTGAAATTGTCGTGGGATGGAGGTTTGGAAATGGGGATGGAATTGCTGCACTGCAGTGGGTAAATTGGAGGTACCGAATGCATGTACTGCTCCCCAGACTCTCCGTTCCAGGAGCAAAAGACTGGAGGGAGGGGCGTGCCTGGAGCGATGAGCAGTGAGTGCAGTTCCAGCGGCTGCAAGGTACCGGTACTCTGCAGTGGACGCGCGAGTTGCAGCAGGCCCAAGTACCGGATACCCGCACCAAACAGCGTCCATCTGCAAGCTCCCCAGCGCTGAACGGAGCATCTCCTTGGATGCTTGTCCCTGTCACAAGGTACATTCGGAGTACACAGAGTCAACTTCTAGGTTTCAAAGCCGGCTTCTAGAATTCTTCTCCCGGCTCGTCGCTCTTCATACTCCTCGTCTCGCATCTCACGCTGACAGCCACTGCCGACCTACCTGTAACAGCATAGCCAGATTGCGGGCATCGAAATTGATCCCTTCTGTTAGCACCTAGAAAATTCACCGTACGGACCTTTGTCTACCTCCGATCCGAGATGCCCCCCAGATCTACCCATGCAGCTAAATcgaaagaataaaaaagcttGTCTCGGATAGGGCGTCGTCTTACAAGCACTACAAGAACCCTacaaacagcttctcaacTATATCATAGTCACAGCCTCACTGTAACTTTCCTACTCACTGTACAGCTTCTTGGTCAAGTCATACGAGCAACCCGTAGCTTGTCCTCAGAGGCACAAGGCACACACGTAACTAACTCCTGCATCCTCGTACTATAaccaacaaaaacaagccTTGACGGGCTCCACGACACTATTTAGCATCCTTCTTAGCGCATGGCCCCGAACACGATGCAACCCCCCGCAATCCTACCAACGAACGCGGGCCACAAACTCCGAGAAGTCAAAAAAGTCTAGCACAACATGGAATCATCACGGCTCTTCCCAAAAATCTTCCCTCAAACAATCCGAACTTCCTAATCAGGCAACGTcaagcatcaccatcctACGCAACACCATGCGATCAAGATATTAGTATTCGTTGGGATcgacaaacaaacaattcCGCCTGCCCCGAACTCCGTCTGGGTGCGCGGACCGACTCTTTTTGTGTCTCGTTCAGGCTATTTTATCCTAGCTAACTCCGCAACTCGATAGCTCAAAGGTAACAAATCGGATTACTGCGCTCGGCTTCCCTGCCTTCGCTTTATTCGTCTGCCTAAACCAACCACTAGCTAGTTTCTCTCTCAACCCATTCTATTCTCTTCACGGCTTAAGCTACCTCCATTTCCAACCTCTTTCTTCGAGCGGGTACTCGGGTACCCATCACTACCTTGATTTCTAAAaattctcatcctcaacctAATGCCCATAAAAATCAAAATCAGAATCTTCTCCAGTTGATCGCCCATCTTCATGGATGTCCTGACTTACTTCGGGTAGTCTCCGAACCCATCCCCATGCAATGCAAATCCTGCGCTAAAAGACTACCTCTCTTCAAAACAAAGCAAGGCCAGGATCAAGGTTcatttctccatcttttctaTCTGATCCTGTGACCTCGGCATCCTTCAAACCTGTGTGGGGATGGCACTTGCTTTAGCATCGTGAAGCGTATATTtcctcagcaacagcaggcaTCTTATACGCCTCTAGCACGTGAAAACCACGGCACGTCTCCGCCCCATTAACCCCTTTGTGTCAAATCAATATGCACTCCAATCCCTATTTCGGGTGCCTTGATTCAACGTAGCATTTGGCCTTTGATATCACGCCACGACCTGCCAAGCAAAGGCAAGTCTTAAACGTAATTCCCTCTTCCTATCTCTGAGTCTTGACAAGTATACAGTGCTCAGGGCCCACTGTATCCTAACACCAGAGTGGTATACACTATACAACTTCATTTGTTGTTGTTTCATGCCTGGCCTGCATTGCTCCTGGTGCAATTCCTCATCGGCCCGATATCATGAGTCGTCAGATGCCCAAGGTTCACGTAAAAAGTATCATATTCATTGATATCGGTATTGTTGGGAACCCACCCATTGGATATTCCCTCCCTTTGCCCATGTGATAGCATCCCCA
The sequence above is drawn from the Trichoderma breve strain T069 chromosome 5, whole genome shotgun sequence genome and encodes:
- a CDS encoding fungal specific transcription factor domain-containing protein gives rise to the protein MTTLLNNRPDSGPPPRQIRFVHNQGQPPSKRRRINAACLTCRRRKTRCAGERPLCSTCTKNGHQCLGYPEERRDGLEASGLRPGDEDGAPIEDFNQEDDVAVTRKHPAPASENRPTSSGRSNVQAASTSAASRPLRRNIEPSIELGTDTNPSDAEAQQSPVLHHHQHQPHPHHQAHLSVTSDDLPSSPTLRRSAPSRRIPYFRYFGSTAIVPGFKQMVVSVRDRRRSTGGSHSGASLQSTPSGVIASGSAIDSDIVREDIPSYDPNSSAPVPPLIIQLVTTFFIHVGCNYPFISKEKFLRHVKEKRVESMLVDAVCAIAARFSDHPILTGGNDKMPRTERGQVFAQRARQATVDTFPCPSVGAVQACLLMAYESFGANQDSALWMYLGLAIRMAIDLGLQKCVGIQYQGEKDPFYTRHRSRVNDDDHESPETHNVEGIGALSLEEQKEVEQERIDTFWSVFILDRVISSGTGRPVTIRDGDYELAFPESNKDLATGWPNPFPVFLKIINLYGQVCDVLNNLHDAQDLTQDKWDQLSEMEHRLTRMYKHWDPRLQFNVSNFKTYLGMGQGTNFILLHFWFHALFIILHQPTLLTPFCELRSELQLLSDSRELSMSSAKTICDILSFADLIDPKSFIGNPFTNQPIYIAACAFLMESSASSNGSEGSSREGTPPNQTSRSQRQPKPNSKQSRHSLLASAANQNYQRCYNSIQQIQAYWGGVTYILTVLDQKSKGTWDCETYTVEEYESTKLPPPRPSIGEQLSRFEKQSSPKIAGSPIAWSLSGTANSPNSSLTLMYQAFNNPMARPSGGSPGTATYEPARQAMPEVGGMYSPPIPQPNMSAIRNSPRRPYAANPMTPSSGNSRNQTMMSFEGIPEESNEAKPMIPTGYATSGPGSGRYDTYSVSPTSGPNSHSMVSSAAVTSAPGTTAHTNMYFAQNMPYQAAWGPIMGNMDAITFDSQDIDIEALGLQQPDLMSGWLEYMPSDVLGLFDEHQDSGQGSH